The Micromonospora krabiensis genome window below encodes:
- a CDS encoding helix-turn-helix transcriptional regulator, whose protein sequence is MESALGGSVFVGRATELAQLTQAAEAAEKGESQAVLVRGEAGVGKTRLVDEFVRNLDPERAVAALGHCVEVGGDGFPFVPFTAVLRSLWRRMPDDVGAASRGREGLLARIVPDLEVPEGAFDRREDDAPRLFELIARILERLASRRLLVVIIEDLHWADASTRHLLEYLFRTPRAGQLLIIATYRSDEVHRTHPLRPFLAEMDRLRWVRRVNVGRFGRVEVAKQLDGLLGGPPEPTVLNEIFLRSDGNAFFVEELARVHRERSGVGLDDLRDVLLARLETLPETSQRIARVASQSGLVISYPLLRAVAGLPEDELIDGLRAITLTQVLVAEPDGTRYRFRHSLVREAISDSLVPGERARINRRYAEALEADASLVPADELTGHLAQHWYAAQDDVKALRMSVAAADAAGHRYAPAEQQRMLERALELWDRVPEDVRTSLPTLRLPDGYPDEGRTAVSTGPDRLDLLAIAVGAAWCSGSLDRALQLNRDALESMSAEHGPPPLRAAWFWVRRSQLVQDLNLGDGWNELRTAEDLLRGLPSSSVHADLLSYMADWSAQHRPGPESLAIAERAVVCANGVGTNETRLRARLTRALLSAESDPVGAGVAELYEVRQRAEALGMAEIIGRVNQYLPWVLEGMGRTDDAITAARHGIAVCRALDMADIEAWLHVTLSVSLFATGQWSESDAELDRAAATARSHRTRGAVAARRAYATLVRGDAERAAGQAAIARDLLGARDVEPQFLSALSLYRIAIDARRGRVDAAREEFLRADAEGLTRWPVRQALPMLCVAAWMEAEASSSSGPDVRSAKVLAAVRQAAAELNVVFPVSRAFEKLLGAELSRAEDADDPQRWASAGAAFATLGRPYELAVSLVGEGRALLRSEETRDAAVERFARAYDIASSLGANLVLADIAALTGESAAPVAVAATSPAPSPPRPPDGDLGLTPRETEVLRLVARGCSNRGISQELHISLKTTSNHVSNILAKLGASSRTEAAAIAHRRGLPVSD, encoded by the coding sequence GTGGAAAGCGCCCTGGGCGGCTCCGTTTTCGTGGGTCGGGCAACCGAACTGGCGCAGTTGACGCAGGCGGCGGAGGCCGCCGAGAAGGGCGAGAGTCAGGCCGTCCTCGTCCGGGGTGAGGCGGGCGTCGGCAAGACCCGTCTCGTCGACGAGTTCGTCCGAAACCTGGACCCGGAGCGGGCGGTGGCCGCGCTCGGGCACTGTGTCGAGGTGGGCGGAGACGGGTTCCCCTTCGTGCCGTTCACCGCGGTCCTGCGCTCGTTGTGGCGGCGCATGCCCGACGATGTGGGTGCCGCGAGCCGCGGCCGGGAGGGACTGCTGGCCCGCATCGTGCCGGACCTGGAGGTGCCCGAGGGCGCGTTCGATCGCCGGGAGGACGACGCACCGCGCCTGTTCGAACTCATCGCGCGGATCCTGGAACGGCTCGCGTCCCGTCGACTGCTCGTGGTGATCATCGAGGATCTGCACTGGGCCGACGCCTCAACCCGGCACCTGTTGGAGTACCTGTTTCGCACCCCACGGGCTGGTCAGCTCCTGATCATCGCCACCTACCGCTCCGACGAGGTTCACCGGACGCACCCACTGCGCCCGTTCCTGGCCGAGATGGATCGGCTGCGGTGGGTGCGCCGAGTCAACGTGGGCAGGTTCGGCCGGGTGGAGGTGGCCAAGCAGCTCGACGGGCTCCTCGGCGGCCCGCCGGAGCCGACCGTGCTCAACGAGATCTTCCTACGGTCGGACGGGAACGCCTTCTTCGTGGAGGAGCTCGCCCGTGTGCACCGCGAGCGCTCGGGCGTGGGGCTGGACGACCTGCGTGACGTGCTCCTGGCGCGGCTGGAGACACTGCCGGAGACGAGCCAGCGGATCGCCCGGGTGGCGTCGCAGAGCGGCCTGGTGATCAGCTACCCGCTGCTGCGGGCCGTGGCCGGCCTGCCGGAGGACGAGTTGATCGACGGCCTGCGGGCGATCACGCTGACGCAGGTCCTCGTGGCGGAACCAGACGGTACACGGTATCGGTTCCGCCACTCCCTCGTGCGCGAGGCCATCAGCGATAGCCTGGTGCCGGGCGAGCGGGCGCGGATCAACCGGCGCTACGCGGAGGCCTTGGAGGCCGACGCCTCGCTGGTGCCGGCCGACGAACTCACCGGACACCTCGCCCAGCACTGGTATGCGGCACAGGACGACGTGAAGGCACTGCGGATGAGCGTTGCCGCAGCCGACGCGGCGGGCCACCGCTACGCGCCCGCCGAGCAGCAGCGGATGCTCGAACGCGCGCTGGAGCTGTGGGATCGGGTGCCCGAAGACGTGCGTACGAGCCTACCCACGCTGCGGCTGCCGGACGGATACCCGGACGAGGGGCGTACGGCGGTCAGCACGGGGCCGGACCGCCTGGACCTGCTCGCCATCGCCGTCGGCGCCGCCTGGTGCAGTGGAAGCCTCGATCGGGCGCTGCAGCTGAACCGCGACGCGTTGGAGTCGATGTCGGCCGAGCACGGGCCACCACCCCTGCGGGCCGCGTGGTTCTGGGTCCGGCGATCGCAACTCGTGCAGGACCTCAACCTGGGCGACGGGTGGAACGAGCTGCGCACGGCGGAGGACCTTCTTCGTGGCCTGCCGTCGTCGTCTGTGCACGCCGACCTTCTGTCATACATGGCGGACTGGAGCGCCCAACACCGACCGGGCCCGGAGAGCCTCGCGATCGCCGAGCGGGCCGTGGTCTGCGCGAACGGCGTCGGCACCAACGAGACGCGACTGCGTGCCCGGCTCACCCGAGCTCTGCTCAGCGCCGAGTCCGACCCGGTCGGCGCTGGCGTCGCCGAGCTCTACGAGGTGCGCCAGCGCGCCGAGGCGCTCGGCATGGCCGAGATCATCGGGCGGGTGAACCAGTATCTGCCGTGGGTGCTTGAGGGAATGGGCAGGACCGACGACGCGATCACCGCCGCCCGGCACGGCATCGCGGTGTGTCGGGCGCTCGACATGGCCGACATCGAGGCATGGCTACACGTCACCCTCTCGGTGTCCCTGTTCGCGACGGGCCAGTGGTCGGAATCGGACGCGGAGCTCGACCGTGCGGCGGCGACGGCCCGTTCCCACCGCACCCGTGGGGCGGTGGCCGCGCGCCGCGCGTACGCCACGCTGGTCCGGGGTGACGCCGAGCGCGCTGCCGGGCAGGCCGCCATCGCCCGCGACCTGCTGGGCGCCCGGGATGTCGAGCCGCAGTTCCTGAGCGCCCTCAGCCTCTACCGCATCGCGATCGACGCGCGGCGGGGCCGCGTCGACGCCGCGCGAGAGGAGTTCCTGCGCGCCGACGCCGAGGGTCTGACCAGGTGGCCGGTCCGGCAGGCGCTGCCGATGCTCTGCGTCGCCGCCTGGATGGAGGCGGAGGCATCCTCGTCCTCCGGTCCGGACGTGCGCTCGGCGAAGGTGCTGGCGGCCGTGCGGCAGGCCGCCGCTGAACTCAACGTCGTGTTTCCGGTCTCCCGAGCGTTCGAGAAGTTGTTGGGCGCCGAGCTGAGCCGGGCGGAGGACGCGGACGACCCGCAGCGGTGGGCATCCGCGGGCGCGGCCTTCGCAACCCTGGGCCGCCCCTACGAGCTCGCGGTGTCACTCGTCGGGGAGGGTAGAGCCCTGCTGCGGAGCGAGGAGACACGGGACGCGGCGGTCGAGCGGTTCGCGCGGGCGTACGACATCGCGAGCTCGCTCGGCGCGAACCTGGTCCTTGCCGACATCGCTGCGCTGACCGGCGAATCCGCGGCACCGGTCGCGGTGGCCGCCACGTCTCCGGCGCCGTCGCCTCCAAGGCCGCCGGACGGCGATCTGGGGCTAACCCCGCGCGAGACCGAGGTGCTGCGACTGGTAGCCCGGGGGTGCAGCAACCGCGGCATCTCCCAGGAGTTGCACATCTCGCTGAAGACGACCAGCAATCACGTCTCCAACATCCTGGCGAAACTGGGGGCTTCCAGCCGCACCGAGGCCGCCGCCATCGCGCACCGTCGCGGCCTGCCGGTCTCGGACTGA
- a CDS encoding DUF2089 domain-containing protein codes for MDWQELTDLTRGQPFVVERVRLTGSGIAVEGQFEPPQLARLSADDQVFVAAFVRAHGSIKEMERIFGVSYPTVKSRLNRIAERLDFVDTDPAPGGADVLDRLQRGEISVQQALAELERSR; via the coding sequence GTGGACTGGCAGGAGCTGACGGACCTGACGCGCGGGCAGCCGTTCGTGGTCGAGCGGGTCCGTCTCACCGGCAGCGGCATCGCCGTCGAGGGTCAGTTCGAGCCGCCTCAGCTGGCCCGGCTCAGCGCCGACGACCAGGTGTTCGTCGCCGCGTTCGTCCGCGCGCACGGCTCGATCAAGGAGATGGAGCGGATCTTCGGGGTGAGTTACCCGACGGTCAAGTCCCGACTGAACCGGATTGCCGAGCGTCTGGACTTCGTCGACACCGACCCGGCGCCCGGCGGCGCCGACGTCCTCGACCGTCTGCAGCGGGGGGAGATCAGCGTCCAGCAGGCGCTGGCCGAGCTGGAGCGGTCCCGATGA
- a CDS encoding SHOCT-like domain-containing protein translates to MNEQRRRVLEMLADGRITADEAERLIDALERDVPDPSLGGTSGPKARPRYLRVLVNSTDDFDGPSRVNVRVPLQLLRAGVRLASLVPPEALTRANAELSRSGMPIDLTQLKPQDIEELIEHLDDVTIDVEEPDSKVRVFCE, encoded by the coding sequence GTGAACGAGCAGCGCCGCCGGGTCCTGGAGATGCTGGCCGACGGCAGGATCACCGCGGACGAGGCGGAGAGGTTGATCGACGCTCTCGAGCGGGACGTCCCCGACCCGTCCCTGGGGGGCACGTCCGGCCCGAAGGCCCGGCCGAGGTACCTGCGCGTGCTGGTCAACTCGACGGACGACTTCGATGGGCCGAGCCGGGTCAACGTCCGGGTACCACTGCAACTGCTGCGCGCCGGGGTCCGGCTCGCCAGCCTCGTCCCACCGGAGGCGCTCACCAGGGCGAACGCGGAACTGAGCAGGTCCGGGATGCCGATCGACCTCACCCAGCTTAAGCCGCAGGACATCGAGGAGCTCATCGAGCATCTCGACGACGTCACCATCGACGTCGAGGAGCCCGACAGCAAGGTGCGGGTGTTCTGCGAGTAG
- a CDS encoding IclR family transcriptional regulator gives MSQSIRRAIDLIRRSAEHPLSLTEAADVLGVHKSTALRILQTLESARFVRRTGAGTYVLGSGLIELSELALGSMDLRQFAAAHLRALQRETGHTVHLAQLTGDEIIYIDKVDSQAFDAVKLPSRVGRAVSIYASAVGKIILAHLPSEERDRLLSHVVFERFTDTTYADRESLEAELIHIREQGWATDNGEHDAYVMCVAAPIRDSRGRVIAAASITAIEVIASLDELKSNLPLLLDTANQISRELGFTPPSSGEPDGPDDRPPAAAGRVASRDAFPVARRPAGDEVGA, from the coding sequence TTGTCGCAATCGATTCGCCGCGCGATCGACCTGATCCGTCGATCCGCGGAGCACCCGCTGTCGCTCACCGAGGCGGCGGACGTGCTGGGCGTCCACAAGTCCACCGCCCTGCGGATCCTGCAGACGCTCGAATCGGCACGCTTCGTTCGCCGGACCGGCGCCGGCACCTATGTGCTCGGCAGCGGCCTCATCGAACTGTCCGAACTCGCGCTCGGCTCGATGGACCTGCGCCAGTTCGCCGCCGCGCACCTACGGGCGCTGCAGCGCGAGACCGGCCACACCGTGCACCTGGCCCAGCTGACCGGTGACGAGATCATCTATATCGACAAGGTCGACAGCCAGGCGTTCGACGCCGTCAAGCTGCCGTCCCGGGTGGGGCGCGCGGTCTCGATCTACGCGAGCGCCGTCGGCAAGATCATCCTGGCGCACCTGCCCTCGGAGGAACGCGACCGGCTGCTCTCCCACGTCGTCTTCGAACGTTTCACCGACACCACGTACGCCGACCGCGAATCCCTCGAAGCCGAACTCATCCACATTCGCGAACAGGGCTGGGCCACCGACAACGGTGAACACGACGCGTACGTCATGTGCGTGGCCGCGCCGATCCGGGACTCACGCGGACGGGTCATCGCCGCGGCCTCGATCACCGCCATCGAGGTCATCGCCAGCCTCGACGAGCTGAAGAGCAACCTTCCGCTCCTGCTCGACACCGCGAACCAGATCTCACGCGAGCTCGGCTTCACGCCCCCGTCGTCCGGCGAGCCGGACGGTCCCGACGACCGACCGCCGGCGGCCGCCGGCCGGGTCGCGTCTCGGGACGCGTTCCCCGTCGCGCGGCGACCGGCGGGCGACGAGGTCGGCGCGTAA
- a CDS encoding ABC transporter substrate-binding protein gives MSKKPLRLRITGATCALGLVAALLTGCGSDDGSGDGVTKLTFAASTFGDPGRGPKLTAWLDEFNKSQDKVQVSAAAVPYPTFGQTVLTQMGSGKGPDLVRFDMPEFEAASDAGLIAPLDKLIDVSKYDLLKQPDQFMVHDGVRHGIIFEASNYAMFYNADLIPTPPTSYEQFVSTAKSLTKGDVYGLAFRQTEAEEAGVWQDIFNYVYGFGGAWSDGKTLTINSPENLKGLQAYKDLYDANVIPRGADAATFRRMFAEGKVGMELNNGGYVTATRGQNPQLKFSVAPIPFPVRKQGAILAPIVINESSRAKDEAATFIRWALEPQNQVKLQEILGASSVATTTQRSAETLKETPFLTVFDELTESSLPQIVLGFEAKTPDIRKVVVQNVIAALQGKTDLKSALDRAQQQATELVG, from the coding sequence ATGAGCAAGAAGCCCCTCCGCCTCCGCATCACCGGGGCGACATGTGCCCTCGGCCTGGTCGCTGCTCTTCTTACCGGATGCGGCTCGGACGACGGTTCCGGTGACGGCGTCACCAAGCTGACCTTCGCCGCCTCGACCTTCGGCGACCCCGGCCGCGGTCCCAAACTGACGGCCTGGCTCGACGAGTTCAACAAGAGCCAGGACAAGGTCCAGGTCTCCGCCGCCGCGGTGCCCTACCCGACCTTCGGCCAGACGGTGCTCACCCAGATGGGCAGCGGCAAGGGACCGGACCTGGTCCGCTTCGACATGCCCGAGTTCGAGGCCGCCTCCGACGCCGGCCTCATCGCGCCGCTCGACAAGCTGATCGACGTCAGCAAGTACGACCTGCTCAAGCAGCCGGACCAGTTCATGGTCCACGATGGAGTCCGGCACGGCATCATCTTCGAGGCGTCGAACTACGCGATGTTCTACAACGCGGACCTGATCCCGACGCCGCCGACCTCCTATGAGCAGTTCGTCTCCACGGCCAAGTCGCTGACCAAGGGCGACGTCTACGGGCTGGCGTTCCGGCAGACGGAGGCCGAGGAAGCCGGCGTGTGGCAGGACATCTTCAACTACGTCTACGGCTTCGGCGGCGCGTGGTCCGACGGCAAGACGCTGACCATCAACTCGCCCGAGAACCTCAAGGGCCTGCAGGCGTACAAGGATCTGTACGACGCGAACGTGATCCCGCGCGGAGCCGACGCGGCGACGTTCCGGCGCATGTTCGCCGAGGGCAAGGTCGGGATGGAGCTCAACAACGGTGGGTACGTGACCGCGACGCGCGGCCAGAACCCGCAGCTGAAGTTCAGCGTCGCGCCGATCCCGTTCCCGGTGCGCAAGCAGGGCGCCATCCTCGCGCCGATCGTGATCAACGAGTCGAGCCGGGCCAAGGACGAGGCGGCCACCTTCATCCGTTGGGCGCTGGAGCCGCAGAACCAGGTCAAGCTCCAGGAGATCCTCGGCGCGAGCAGCGTCGCCACCACCACGCAGCGAAGCGCGGAGACGCTCAAGGAGACCCCGTTCCTCACCGTCTTCGACGAGCTCACCGAGAGCAGCCTCCCGCAGATCGTGCTGGGGTTCGAAGCCAAGACGCCGGACATTCGCAAGGTGGTCGTGCAGAACGTGATCGCGGCGCTGCAGGGCAAGACCGACCTCAAGTCGGCCCTGGATCGCGCCCAGCAGCAGGCGACCGAGCTGGTCGGCTGA
- a CDS encoding carbohydrate ABC transporter permease, giving the protein MTVLEQTGAPKTTRRPGARRRPSPLGSKWTPYLFLAPAAVFILVFQAVPLAQEVYLSFTRTTLLNPTRSEWVGLENFNRIFGDPDFHRTLLITFVYVIACVVGAVGSGLAVALLLNRGFRGRGVARALITVPWAAPGIAVALIATWMLNAQYGIVNRFLDAVGLGVPGGAILDSPRYALPAVLATTIWQLFPFTSVVLLSALQAVPQELNEAATVDGAGRWDAFRAVTWQVIKPTVGLLALLMTIWSLRRFELIWLMTKGGPVGATETLVIDLYSQAFDSKELGSAAAIGMVGVVISLIVITGSRLVARAAEKEDVR; this is encoded by the coding sequence ATGACCGTGCTCGAGCAGACCGGAGCACCGAAGACAACACGCCGACCTGGGGCGCGGCGGCGACCCAGCCCGCTCGGCAGCAAGTGGACGCCGTACCTGTTTCTCGCCCCCGCCGCAGTGTTCATCCTCGTCTTCCAGGCGGTGCCCCTCGCCCAGGAGGTCTATCTCAGCTTCACCCGAACGACGCTGCTCAACCCCACCCGTAGCGAGTGGGTCGGTCTGGAGAACTTCAACCGGATCTTCGGCGACCCCGACTTCCACCGGACCCTGCTGATCACCTTCGTCTACGTGATCGCGTGTGTCGTCGGGGCGGTCGGCAGCGGGCTCGCCGTCGCGCTCCTGCTCAACCGCGGCTTCCGCGGCCGCGGCGTGGCACGGGCACTCATCACCGTTCCCTGGGCCGCGCCCGGCATCGCGGTCGCGCTCATCGCCACCTGGATGCTCAACGCGCAGTACGGCATCGTGAACCGGTTCCTCGACGCGGTGGGTCTCGGCGTCCCGGGCGGGGCCATCCTGGACAGCCCGCGCTACGCGCTCCCGGCGGTGCTCGCCACGACCATCTGGCAACTGTTCCCCTTCACCTCGGTGGTGCTGCTCTCCGCGCTCCAGGCCGTACCGCAGGAGCTCAACGAGGCCGCGACCGTGGACGGTGCGGGACGGTGGGACGCCTTCCGCGCGGTCACCTGGCAGGTCATCAAGCCGACCGTGGGACTGCTGGCCCTGCTCATGACGATCTGGTCGCTGCGGCGGTTCGAGCTCATCTGGCTCATGACCAAGGGCGGACCCGTCGGCGCGACCGAGACGCTCGTCATCGATCTCTACTCGCAGGCGTTCGACTCGAAGGAACTCGGATCGGCGGCGGCCATCGGCATGGTCGGCGTCGTCATCTCGCTCATCGTCATCACCGGCAGCCGGCTGGTCGCCCGTGCCGCGGAGAAGGAGGACGTCCGATGA
- a CDS encoding carbohydrate ABC transporter permease yields the protein MRRFRFGLTARIVAVLVVLGVAVFPLYWMLVTALSSNGDLFAEQPRLTPDLGRFGVFVEALAEGKAAGWLLNSLVIAVGTMVLSVGLGIPLGYALSRFSFRGKAVLTVVLLFTQMLPEALMVVPLFALFRRFDLLDSLTGLVLVNSAFVLPIVALILKGAIDGIPRELEEAARADGGRPFTVLTRINVPLIAPSIAATAVIAFFHAWNEYVFAVTFIFDPELQPASVGIANFIGELGTPIQTVMAVAFLFTLPAVAFYLLAQKYVVSGMTAGAVKG from the coding sequence ATGAGGCGCTTCCGGTTCGGTCTCACCGCGCGGATCGTCGCCGTGCTCGTCGTGCTGGGTGTCGCGGTGTTCCCGCTGTACTGGATGCTCGTCACGGCGCTGTCCAGCAACGGTGACCTGTTCGCCGAGCAGCCCCGGCTCACGCCGGACCTCGGTCGGTTCGGCGTCTTCGTCGAGGCGCTGGCCGAGGGCAAGGCGGCCGGGTGGCTGCTCAACAGCCTGGTGATCGCCGTCGGCACGATGGTCCTCTCCGTGGGCCTGGGCATCCCGCTCGGCTACGCGTTGTCACGCTTCTCGTTCCGCGGCAAGGCCGTGTTGACCGTCGTGCTGCTGTTCACGCAGATGCTCCCCGAGGCGCTCATGGTCGTGCCACTGTTCGCGCTGTTCCGCCGCTTCGACCTGCTCGACTCGCTGACCGGCCTCGTCCTCGTGAACTCCGCCTTCGTCCTGCCGATCGTCGCGCTGATCCTCAAGGGCGCGATCGACGGCATCCCGAGGGAGTTGGAGGAGGCGGCGCGGGCCGACGGCGGACGGCCGTTCACCGTCCTGACCCGCATCAACGTGCCGCTCATCGCCCCGTCGATCGCCGCGACCGCGGTCATCGCCTTCTTCCACGCGTGGAACGAGTACGTGTTCGCGGTGACGTTCATCTTCGATCCGGAGCTGCAACCGGCCTCCGTCGGCATCGCGAACTTCATCGGCGAGTTGGGCACGCCGATCCAGACGGTGATGGCCGTCGCCTTCCTGTTCACGCTGCCCGCCGTCGCCTTCTACCTGTTGGCGCAGAAGTACGTGGTGTCCGGCATGACCGCCGGCGCGGTGAAGGGTTGA
- a CDS encoding mandelate racemase/muconate lactonizing enzyme family protein has product MKIISVDTLVVDFYRTNLVLVRVHTDEGIVGLGEATLEGKERAVQGAIAEVAEAVVGLDPTSISKIVYELARDWYWRGGPVIMTALSALEMALWDISARELDVPVSRLLGGATRDRVRAYANGWFSGAVTPEDYAAAARRTVRTGFRGLKWDPFENYDLTITTRQLDRVLAQIDAVRGAVGRDVELFIEGHGRFDVRHAIKVAKEIAQFDPVWFEEPCPPDNLDALVDIRRASPVPIAAGERWYGRQGFAPALARQAVDFVQPDVTHAGGIAELAFISTLAATSYVGFAPHNPSGPLSTAATLQLGATLPNFRYLEIMATDVPWRPEITNERLVLTEEGDVLVPTGVGLGIELDLAAIEQHPFTPHPMRMFRDAVYDIRPRDERSFFNLESAS; this is encoded by the coding sequence ATGAAGATCATCTCTGTTGACACGCTGGTCGTCGACTTCTACCGGACGAACCTCGTTCTGGTGCGGGTCCACACCGACGAAGGGATCGTCGGGCTCGGTGAGGCGACCCTGGAGGGCAAGGAACGGGCTGTCCAGGGCGCCATCGCCGAGGTGGCCGAGGCGGTCGTGGGTCTGGACCCCACCAGCATCTCGAAGATCGTCTACGAACTCGCCCGGGACTGGTACTGGCGAGGAGGCCCGGTCATCATGACCGCGCTGAGCGCACTGGAGATGGCCCTGTGGGACATCTCCGCGCGCGAGCTCGACGTCCCGGTCTCCCGCCTGCTCGGCGGCGCGACCCGGGACCGGGTCCGGGCGTACGCCAATGGTTGGTTCTCCGGGGCCGTCACCCCCGAGGACTACGCGGCCGCCGCACGCCGCACCGTGCGGACCGGCTTCCGCGGCCTCAAGTGGGACCCGTTTGAGAACTACGACCTCACCATCACCACGAGGCAACTGGACCGGGTCCTCGCCCAGATCGACGCCGTCCGGGGCGCGGTCGGACGCGACGTCGAGCTGTTCATCGAGGGGCACGGCCGGTTCGACGTCCGCCACGCGATCAAGGTCGCGAAGGAGATCGCGCAGTTCGACCCGGTGTGGTTCGAGGAGCCGTGCCCACCGGACAACCTCGACGCGCTGGTCGACATCCGCCGCGCGTCCCCCGTGCCGATCGCCGCGGGGGAGCGCTGGTACGGCCGGCAGGGCTTCGCGCCGGCGCTGGCACGCCAGGCCGTCGACTTCGTCCAGCCGGACGTCACGCACGCCGGCGGCATCGCCGAGCTCGCCTTCATCTCCACGCTCGCCGCGACCAGCTATGTGGGGTTCGCGCCGCACAACCCCAGCGGCCCGCTCAGCACGGCCGCGACGCTCCAGCTCGGGGCGACACTGCCCAACTTCCGCTACCTGGAGATCATGGCGACGGACGTGCCGTGGCGTCCGGAGATCACCAACGAACGGCTGGTGCTCACCGAGGAGGGCGACGTCCTCGTGCCGACCGGGGTCGGACTCGGCATCGAACTGGACCTCGCCGCGATCGAGCAGCATCCGTTCACACCGCACCCGATGCGGATGTTCCGCGACGCCGTCTACGACATCCGGCCCCGGGACGAGCGGTCCTTCTTCAACCTGGAGAGCGCCTCATGA